Proteins encoded in a region of the Bacillus sp. T3 genome:
- a CDS encoding sigma-54-dependent Fis family transcriptional regulator, with protein sequence MNPTTVYLDTWKRFVKEGVLDSARLNKRISESWYRCKQEQVNPYLNKGLNVLTSNELQIKKNQNSQLLEIATPYLSQMEQAIKDSGMMTLLVDPDGYVLSLTGNNKTLMDANRINFVEGVRWTESEVGTNAIGTAIETREPVIINGVEHYSVASHYWSCSATPILHENGSLLGVIDVSCPIEYSHPLMFGMVTSIAYAIEKEINQRLFQNNISLIQQATNLAESRPNQCFVVCNHKQVIIAASQPVRKKVPNVLGMHLLEIVHTLYRIDLQMPFLSKDDNSLNGSSIYLTEIVTPKPTPTPRLSTNTFVFKGECGISESFQNTLKKVKLVAPTDATVMITGETGCGKEVIAQAIHDNSPRKNGPFITINCGAIPKELIESELFGYVGGAFTGARRQGNKGKFEQAHQGTIFLDEIGEIPHSMQVALLRVLQERKVTPIGASNEVPFDARVIVATHRNLTERVKQGEFREDLFYRLNVFPICVPPLRNRREDIPLLVQYFCKRNNWSIPNINEISSKLKAYDWPGNIRELMNVLERLHISAPDFGSGLDGLSHTLEPLAIMDPAPLEQENEERLNTRAKIQRDLMLDALNKTKGNVTAAAKLLDVPRSTFYKRLQKFGL encoded by the coding sequence ATGAATCCTACGACGGTATATTTAGATACGTGGAAACGATTTGTCAAGGAAGGCGTGCTCGATTCAGCACGGTTGAATAAGCGGATTTCGGAATCTTGGTATCGCTGCAAACAAGAGCAAGTCAATCCATATTTGAATAAAGGCTTGAATGTATTAACCTCTAACGAGCTACAAATTAAGAAAAATCAAAATTCACAACTTTTAGAAATTGCAACACCTTATCTTTCTCAAATGGAACAGGCAATCAAAGACTCGGGAATGATGACACTCCTTGTCGACCCAGACGGGTACGTCCTATCTTTAACGGGCAACAATAAAACATTAATGGATGCAAATCGAATTAATTTTGTAGAAGGAGTGCGTTGGACTGAAAGTGAAGTCGGGACAAATGCAATCGGGACAGCCATTGAAACAAGAGAACCTGTTATTATTAATGGGGTCGAGCATTATTCTGTTGCATCGCATTATTGGAGCTGCTCGGCTACGCCAATCCTACATGAAAATGGGAGCCTACTTGGTGTGATTGATGTTTCTTGTCCGATTGAGTACTCCCATCCACTTATGTTTGGAATGGTAACGTCCATTGCATATGCAATTGAAAAAGAAATAAACCAACGATTATTCCAGAACAACATTTCCCTTATTCAACAAGCCACTAATTTGGCTGAGAGTCGTCCAAACCAATGCTTTGTTGTATGCAATCACAAACAAGTGATCATAGCTGCCAGTCAACCCGTTCGTAAAAAGGTTCCAAATGTACTTGGAATGCATCTTCTTGAAATTGTACATACCCTGTATAGAATCGATCTTCAAATGCCTTTCCTTTCTAAGGATGATAATAGCCTAAACGGAAGTTCCATCTATTTAACGGAAATTGTTACTCCTAAACCAACTCCAACTCCAAGATTGTCCACCAACACCTTTGTTTTTAAAGGAGAGTGTGGAATAAGTGAGTCCTTTCAAAATACATTAAAAAAAGTTAAACTTGTTGCACCTACTGATGCAACTGTCATGATTACGGGTGAAACGGGTTGTGGAAAAGAGGTAATTGCTCAGGCGATTCATGATAACAGCCCCCGAAAAAATGGTCCGTTTATCACCATCAATTGTGGAGCGATCCCAAAGGAACTTATCGAAAGCGAGCTGTTTGGGTATGTGGGAGGAGCTTTTACGGGTGCTAGAAGACAGGGCAATAAGGGTAAGTTTGAACAGGCTCATCAAGGAACGATCTTCCTAGATGAGATTGGAGAAATCCCTCACTCGATGCAAGTAGCTTTATTACGTGTGCTTCAGGAACGAAAAGTCACTCCAATTGGGGCGTCAAATGAAGTACCCTTTGATGCTCGAGTTATTGTGGCAACCCATCGTAATCTAACAGAACGTGTAAAGCAAGGCGAATTTCGTGAAGATCTTTTTTACAGATTAAACGTGTTTCCGATCTGTGTTCCGCCATTAAGAAACAGGAGAGAGGATATCCCACTCCTTGTTCAGTATTTTTGTAAAAGAAATAATTGGTCCATTCCCAATATTAATGAAATATCTTCTAAATTAAAAGCATATGATTGGCCAGGTAATATACGTGAACTAATGAATGTACTTGAACGATTGCATATTTCCGCCCCGGATTTTGGTAGTGGTCTGGACGGCTTATCGCACACACTAGAACCATTAGCAATCATGGATCCTGCTCCATTGGAACAGGAAAATGAGGAAAGGTTAAATACCCGTGCGAAAATCCAACGTGATTTAATGCTCGATGCCTTGAACAAGACAAAAGGTAATGTGACCGCTGCTGCAAAATTACTTGATGTACCAAGAAGTACTTTTTATAAGAGACTACAGAAATTTGGATTATAA
- the lpdA gene encoding dihydrolipoyl dehydrogenase yields MAKIVIIGGGPAGYVAAITAAQQGQDVTIIDQGALGGTCLNEGCMPTKSLLQSAEVYSRIKHSDEFGIRLPSGQIELDWSTVQQRKNGIVSTLVQGIHYLMKKNKVKVIKGAATFVASRLLQVVSNGKTEELSADKVIIATGSEPVSLPFAPFDGNWIIDSSQAMSLQSIPASLLIIGGGVIGCEFASIYSRLGTKVTMVEMADQILPGEDKDIVATLHKQLEEDGVIIYPSTELKDLKMDQNKAILKNNDGFHEVQADKVLVSIGRKPRVNSLGLEHIGIDFTKKGIHVNEHMQTSIPDIYACGDVIGGIQLAHVAFHEGTVAALSACGIDAQVNYRAVPRCIYTSPEIASVGLTEKQAREQFGDIRVGEFPFAANGKALIANERLGKVKVFVEPEFGEILGVSIVGLHATELIGQGAIMLHAEMTTDLMEQFIAAHPSLSEAVHEALLSAVGHAVHV; encoded by the coding sequence TTGGCAAAAATCGTAATCATTGGTGGAGGTCCTGCTGGATATGTGGCTGCAATTACTGCAGCCCAGCAGGGGCAGGATGTGACGATCATCGATCAGGGAGCACTTGGCGGTACATGCTTAAATGAAGGGTGCATGCCAACTAAATCCCTTTTACAAAGTGCAGAAGTATATAGTCGAATCAAACATTCGGATGAGTTTGGAATTCGTTTGCCATCAGGTCAAATTGAACTGGATTGGAGTACCGTTCAACAACGAAAAAATGGAATTGTATCGACACTGGTCCAGGGGATTCACTATTTAATGAAGAAAAATAAAGTGAAGGTGATAAAAGGAGCCGCGACTTTTGTCGCAAGTCGGCTGTTACAGGTCGTGTCAAATGGGAAAACGGAAGAGTTATCAGCAGATAAGGTCATTATCGCAACTGGATCTGAACCTGTTTCGTTACCGTTTGCTCCATTTGATGGAAACTGGATTATTGATAGCAGTCAAGCAATGTCGCTACAATCGATACCTGCTTCTTTGCTGATTATTGGCGGTGGAGTAATAGGGTGCGAATTTGCTAGTATTTATAGCAGACTAGGAACGAAGGTCACCATGGTCGAGATGGCGGATCAAATCTTGCCAGGGGAAGATAAGGATATCGTCGCAACCCTACATAAGCAGCTTGAAGAGGACGGGGTGATAATCTATCCTTCCACAGAACTGAAAGATTTGAAAATGGATCAAAACAAAGCCATTTTAAAAAATAATGATGGTTTTCATGAAGTACAAGCAGATAAAGTTCTCGTTTCAATTGGTCGTAAGCCAAGAGTGAATTCATTGGGGCTAGAGCATATAGGGATTGATTTTACAAAGAAAGGCATTCATGTAAACGAGCATATGCAAACTTCAATTCCTGATATTTATGCATGCGGTGATGTGATCGGAGGGATTCAGCTCGCTCACGTTGCTTTTCATGAAGGAACCGTAGCTGCGTTAAGTGCTTGTGGGATAGATGCTCAAGTAAATTATCGTGCTGTGCCACGTTGTATTTATACTTCACCTGAAATTGCCAGTGTTGGTTTAACGGAAAAGCAGGCACGAGAACAATTTGGCGATATTCGAGTCGGTGAGTTTCCGTTTGCTGCAAATGGAAAGGCATTAATCGCTAATGAACGTTTGGGGAAAGTAAAGGTGTTCGTTGAACCTGAATTTGGAGAAATTTTAGGTGTTTCCATTGTCGGGCTACACGCAACTGAACTGATTGGACAGGGAGCTATTATGCTTCACGCTGAAATGACGACGGATCTAATGGAGCAGTTCATTGCTGCACACCCAAGTCTTTCCGAAGCGGTTCATGAAGCGTTGTTAAGTGCAGTTGGTCATGCTGTACATGTTTAA
- a CDS encoding alpha-ketoacid dehydrogenase subunit beta, translating to MTRKLSMSAAINEAMKLAMRKDENVILMGEDVAGGAEVDHLQDEDAWGGVLGVTKGLVQEFGRERILDTPITEAGYMGAAMAAASTGLRPIAELMFNDFIGSCLDEVLNQGAKFRYMFGGKAQVPVTIRTMHGAGFRAAAQHSQSLYALFTAIPGIKVVVPSTPYEAKGLLLAAIEDNDPVIFFEDKTLYNMTGDVPEGYYTIPIGKADIKREGTDVTIVAIGKQVHTALEAAKQLAKKGIELEVVDPRSLSPLDEETILTSVAKTNRLIVIDEANPRCSIATDIAALVADKGFDTLDAPIKRITAPHTPVPFSPPLEDIYLPKADTVVRVVAELLGTPIEV from the coding sequence ATGACAAGAAAGCTAAGTATGTCAGCTGCAATCAATGAGGCGATGAAACTAGCAATGCGAAAAGATGAAAATGTCATTCTAATGGGTGAGGATGTCGCAGGTGGAGCAGAAGTAGACCATCTCCAGGATGAAGATGCATGGGGTGGAGTACTTGGGGTAACAAAAGGTCTCGTTCAGGAATTTGGACGTGAGCGCATTCTAGATACGCCAATTACCGAGGCAGGATATATGGGCGCAGCAATGGCAGCTGCTTCTACAGGTTTAAGGCCGATTGCCGAGTTAATGTTTAACGACTTCATTGGCAGTTGTTTAGACGAAGTATTAAATCAGGGCGCCAAGTTCCGATATATGTTTGGCGGTAAGGCTCAGGTCCCAGTAACAATTCGAACTATGCACGGTGCTGGTTTCAGAGCGGCAGCCCAGCATTCTCAAAGCTTATATGCATTGTTTACGGCAATTCCAGGGATCAAAGTTGTGGTTCCTTCAACACCATATGAAGCAAAAGGATTATTACTAGCTGCAATAGAAGATAACGATCCAGTTATCTTTTTCGAAGATAAAACGCTCTATAATATGACCGGCGATGTGCCTGAAGGCTATTATACGATTCCAATTGGAAAAGCAGATATAAAGCGGGAGGGTACGGATGTAACGATTGTTGCGATTGGGAAGCAAGTTCATACTGCACTTGAGGCTGCAAAACAGCTTGCTAAAAAAGGGATTGAACTCGAAGTGGTGGACCCTCGCAGCTTGTCACCGTTAGATGAAGAAACGATTCTTACATCAGTTGCAAAAACAAATCGTTTAATTGTGATTGATGAAGCAAATCCAAGATGCAGTATTGCAACGGATATTGCGGCTCTTGTGGCGGACAAAGGATTTGATACGCTTGATGCTCCAATAAAACGGATCACGGCACCACATACACCAGTACCGTTCTCACCACCACTTGAAGATATATATCTTCCAAAAGCAGATACAGTCGTTCGAGTAGTCGCAGAGCTATTAGGCACACCTATAGAAGTATAA
- a CDS encoding thiamine pyrophosphate-dependent dehydrogenase E1 component subunit alpha, whose protein sequence is MRTLNSKEIALTKEKAQWMYQKMLEIRIFEDKVHELFAQGILPGFVHLYAGEEAVAVGVCAHLNDKDSITSTHRGHGHCIAKGCDLNGMMAEIYGKVTGLCKGKGGSMHIADFDKGMLGANGIVGGGFPLACGSALTAKYKKTDNVSVCFFGDGAQNHGTFHEGINLAAIWKLPVVFVAENNGYAEATPFTYASSCKSIVDRAVAYNIPGIKVDGKDVLAVYQAAEEAVARARRGEGPTLIECVTYRNYGHFEGDAQKYKTDQEKAEHKKEKDAILLYKNHLLSEQLLAEPELSIIEKSVEEAVRQAVKFSEESPYPSASELLTDVYVSY, encoded by the coding sequence ATGAGAACGTTGAATAGCAAAGAAATCGCTTTAACAAAGGAAAAAGCACAATGGATGTATCAAAAGATGCTTGAAATTCGGATTTTTGAGGACAAGGTTCATGAGTTATTTGCCCAAGGAATTTTGCCAGGATTTGTTCACTTGTATGCAGGCGAAGAAGCGGTTGCAGTGGGAGTTTGTGCCCATTTAAATGATAAGGATAGTATTACTAGTACCCATCGTGGGCATGGTCATTGTATTGCCAAAGGCTGTGATTTGAACGGGATGATGGCTGAAATTTATGGTAAGGTGACTGGGCTATGTAAAGGTAAAGGTGGATCAATGCATATCGCGGACTTTGACAAAGGGATGCTTGGGGCAAATGGAATTGTTGGTGGAGGCTTTCCGCTCGCCTGTGGTTCGGCTCTAACAGCCAAGTATAAAAAGACTGATAATGTAAGCGTTTGCTTCTTTGGCGATGGAGCACAAAATCATGGAACCTTCCATGAAGGTATTAATTTAGCAGCGATTTGGAAGCTTCCGGTTGTTTTTGTTGCTGAGAACAATGGCTATGCAGAAGCTACACCGTTCACTTATGCATCGAGCTGTAAATCAATCGTGGACCGTGCTGTTGCTTATAATATCCCAGGCATTAAGGTCGATGGAAAGGATGTACTTGCTGTTTACCAAGCGGCAGAGGAAGCAGTTGCACGCGCACGTCGCGGTGAGGGTCCAACCCTTATTGAATGTGTCACTTATCGAAATTACGGTCACTTTGAAGGAGATGCTCAAAAATACAAAACTGATCAAGAAAAAGCGGAGCATAAAAAAGAAAAAGACGCGATTCTTCTATATAAAAACCATTTGTTAAGTGAGCAGTTATTGGCTGAACCGGAATTATCAATCATTGAAAAATCGGTTGAAGAGGCAGTAAGACAGGCCGTGAAGTTCAGTGAAGAGAGTCCATATCCAAGTGCTTCAGAATTATTAACCGATGTATATGTTTCCTATTAA
- a CDS encoding SprT family zinc-dependent metalloprotease has translation MIHTYLDETLSFELIYKNRKTVGIYIDFYGNVEVQAPKGTSEEKVLSVIEEKWGLIKQRIKEMKDRLAGPKEVLYEQGERFLYLGKDYPILISEDKELKKDKVVFEQGTLYIYVKQFDKEQIQKALKRFYYQQCKRLVEKRIQYHQNQFKIKPRSIRISDSKTTWGTCDGLRQLTFNWKLAMAPLEVIDYVVVHEMCHMVHLNHDRSFWRLVGKIMPDYEQRESWLALSQWRMDV, from the coding sequence ATGATCCATACCTATCTAGATGAAACGCTCAGCTTTGAATTAATATATAAAAATCGTAAAACGGTTGGCATCTATATTGATTTTTATGGCAATGTAGAAGTCCAGGCCCCAAAAGGCACATCAGAAGAAAAAGTACTTAGCGTTATTGAGGAAAAATGGGGTCTAATTAAGCAACGGATAAAAGAAATGAAGGATCGCTTAGCAGGTCCAAAGGAAGTGCTCTATGAACAGGGTGAACGTTTTCTATATTTAGGGAAGGATTACCCTATTCTAATTTCCGAGGATAAAGAACTCAAGAAGGACAAGGTCGTTTTTGAACAGGGAACGTTGTACATCTATGTAAAGCAATTTGATAAAGAACAAATCCAAAAAGCATTAAAACGATTTTATTATCAGCAGTGCAAACGATTAGTGGAAAAGCGGATTCAATACCATCAAAATCAATTTAAAATCAAACCACGCTCAATCAGGATTTCAGATAGCAAGACAACCTGGGGAACCTGCGATGGGTTGCGCCAGTTAACCTTTAATTGGAAACTTGCCATGGCGCCGCTTGAAGTGATTGATTATGTCGTCGTGCATGAAATGTGTCATATGGTCCATCTCAATCACGATCGATCCTTTTGGCGCCTGGTAGGTAAAATCATGCCGGACTATGAGCAGCGTGAAAGCTGGTTGGCATTATCTCAGTGGAGAATGGATGTCTGA
- a CDS encoding AEC family transporter has translation MNILFHIILDIIFPLFVLIGAGAILQRVIKLDLSTLSTLTVYFLLPAVCFVNIYEGKMSGALISRTLIFLFTFNILLIFVSMVIAKVNKFDRKLTATFKNSMVLSNSGNYGLPVSELVFAGHPAGMSIQIIVSIFQNILTYTWGFFNCVSAHSSGLEILRKIIRLPVIYALLLAILLKCIHVEIPEFLWKPIENSSNAFMAVALVTLGAQVSYLKITKISRPIVWIIIGRLIISPIIGLLVVLMLGLTGITAQALFIASSFPTSRNSSLLALEYDNYPEYASQAVLLTTVISSFTVAIVVYLSSLLF, from the coding sequence ATGAATATATTGTTTCATATTATATTAGACATTATTTTTCCATTATTCGTGTTGATAGGTGCAGGCGCAATCCTACAACGTGTCATTAAGCTTGATTTATCTACACTGTCAACTTTGACGGTGTATTTCTTATTACCGGCTGTTTGCTTTGTTAATATTTATGAAGGAAAAATGTCAGGTGCGCTCATTAGTCGGACACTCATCTTTTTATTTACATTCAATATTCTGCTCATTTTCGTTAGCATGGTGATTGCTAAAGTAAATAAATTTGACCGCAAACTGACCGCTACCTTTAAAAATAGTATGGTATTGAGCAACTCCGGTAATTACGGTCTCCCTGTAAGTGAGCTCGTATTTGCTGGGCATCCTGCGGGCATGTCGATCCAAATTATCGTCTCTATTTTTCAAAATATCCTAACCTACACTTGGGGTTTTTTCAACTGCGTTTCGGCGCATAGCAGTGGTTTGGAAATTTTAAGAAAAATCATTCGTTTGCCGGTTATTTATGCGTTGTTATTGGCGATCTTGTTGAAATGTATACACGTGGAGATTCCTGAATTTTTGTGGAAGCCGATAGAGAATTCTTCAAATGCCTTTATGGCCGTTGCCCTTGTTACACTTGGAGCCCAAGTTTCCTATTTAAAAATAACCAAAATTTCTAGACCAATCGTATGGATCATCATCGGTAGGCTAATTATTTCTCCAATTATTGGGTTACTCGTTGTATTGATGCTTGGTTTAACCGGAATTACGGCTCAAGCTCTCTTTATTGCAAGCTCATTTCCGACGTCAAGAAATAGTTCTCTGTTAGCGCTTGAGTATGACAATTACCCAGAGTATGCTTCACAAGCCGTGCTATTAACGACTGTTATAAGCAGTTTTACAGTTGCCATCGTCGTTTATCTATCGTCATTACTCTTTTAA
- a CDS encoding CitMHS family transporter, which translates to MLALLGFLMIITFMILIMTKRLPAMIALMVVPVIFAFIGGFGKEMGSMALEGIKSVAPTGIMILFAILFFGIMIDAGVFDPIISTILKIVKGDPVKIAIGTAVLALIISLDGDGTTTYMITISAMLPLYKRIGMKPLILAGIAVSSSGVMNLLPWGGPTARAMTALNLEMSDIFTPVIPSMAGGILFVLVMAFFLGKKERKRIGVLQIDFSTNAQLAATAEATSLKRPKLIIVNYLITILLLVTLINEVLPTTVLFMLGFALVISINYPKLSDQKERIANYADNALSVVSMVFAAGIFTGILTGTKMVDAMANTMISYIPDAFGSHFALITAIISAPLTFFMSNDAFYYGVLPLLSKAASVYGIDPAAIGRASLMGQPVHLLSPLVPSTYLLVGMVGEDFGDLQRTFLKWACGSTLVMMVVAIALFIFPF; encoded by the coding sequence ATGCTTGCACTATTAGGGTTTTTAATGATCATCACGTTTATGATTTTAATAATGACGAAAAGGCTTCCTGCAATGATTGCGCTGATGGTGGTCCCTGTTATTTTTGCATTCATTGGTGGATTTGGAAAAGAAATGGGCTCGATGGCGCTTGAAGGTATTAAAAGTGTAGCTCCAACGGGAATCATGATCCTATTTGCGATTCTATTTTTTGGAATCATGATTGATGCTGGAGTATTTGATCCGATCATTTCTACCATTTTAAAAATTGTAAAGGGCGATCCGGTGAAGATTGCCATAGGAACCGCAGTCCTTGCGCTGATCATATCACTTGATGGGGATGGAACAACTACCTATATGATCACCATTTCTGCTATGCTTCCATTGTATAAAAGGATTGGAATGAAACCATTAATACTGGCAGGGATTGCTGTTTCATCTTCAGGTGTAATGAACCTTCTCCCCTGGGGAGGTCCAACTGCTAGAGCGATGACCGCTTTAAATCTAGAAATGTCTGATATTTTTACTCCTGTTATTCCATCCATGGCTGGCGGTATCCTTTTCGTATTGGTTATGGCCTTTTTCCTCGGAAAGAAAGAACGCAAAAGAATTGGTGTCCTGCAGATTGATTTCAGTACGAATGCTCAATTAGCAGCTACAGCTGAGGCTACCTCCCTTAAACGTCCAAAGTTAATTATCGTAAACTATTTAATTACGATCCTTCTACTTGTAACCTTGATAAACGAAGTTCTTCCGACGACTGTCTTATTTATGCTTGGGTTTGCTTTAGTCATTTCGATTAATTATCCTAAATTAAGTGATCAAAAAGAACGAATCGCTAATTATGCGGATAATGCTTTATCGGTTGTATCGATGGTGTTTGCTGCAGGAATATTTACTGGGATTTTAACCGGTACAAAAATGGTCGACGCGATGGCAAACACAATGATCTCCTATATCCCAGATGCATTTGGATCGCATTTTGCTTTAATTACAGCGATAATTAGTGCGCCTTTAACATTTTTTATGTCAAATGATGCCTTTTATTATGGAGTGTTGCCGTTACTTTCGAAGGCAGCAAGTGTGTATGGAATTGATCCTGCGGCGATTGGACGTGCATCATTAATGGGACAACCTGTTCATTTATTAAGCCCCCTTGTACCTTCGACATACCTCTTAGTTGGTATGGTAGGGGAAGATTTTGGCGACCTACAACGAACATTCCTTAAATGGGCCTGTGGATCCACTTTAGTGATGATGGTCGTAGCTATTGCCTTATTCATTTTTCCATTTTAA
- a CDS encoding response regulator — MYKELRRLDSIKVVIAEDDFRIANIHEKYLQQFLEIKVVGKALNGEQTLELLEQETPDLLLLDVYMPDRLGSELLPEIRERFPKTNIMLITAATDKSILEKALAYGVENYLIKPVSRERFEVVIQEFIKKHLLLSSSQEVDQKYVDLLFGNKMSRVPSERKGLPKGIDVITLGKVKAVFQERNVGLSAEDVGMSIGASRITARRYLEYLSSKQEVRTEVVYGIVGRPERKYYLI; from the coding sequence ATGTACAAGGAGTTGAGAAGATTGGATTCTATAAAAGTGGTGATTGCCGAGGATGATTTTCGAATTGCTAATATTCACGAAAAATATTTACAGCAGTTTCTTGAAATAAAGGTAGTTGGAAAAGCACTAAATGGAGAGCAAACGCTAGAATTGTTAGAGCAGGAGACTCCTGACCTCCTGCTCCTAGATGTGTATATGCCGGATAGGCTTGGTTCAGAGTTACTGCCCGAAATCCGTGAGAGGTTCCCAAAAACCAACATTATGCTAATTACAGCAGCTACAGACAAATCAATCCTCGAAAAAGCTTTAGCCTATGGGGTTGAGAATTACTTAATCAAACCAGTGAGTAGGGAAAGGTTTGAGGTGGTCATCCAGGAGTTTATTAAAAAACATCTCCTTCTTTCTTCCTCCCAAGAAGTCGATCAGAAATATGTGGACTTACTTTTTGGTAATAAAATGAGTAGAGTACCGTCAGAGCGAAAAGGTTTACCCAAAGGGATTGATGTCATTACTTTAGGAAAAGTAAAGGCAGTTTTCCAGGAAAGAAATGTAGGTCTTTCTGCTGAAGATGTTGGAATGTCAATTGGTGCGTCGCGGATAACTGCACGTAGGTATTTAGAGTATCTCTCCTCCAAGCAGGAAGTAAGAACAGAAGTCGTTTATGGAATTGTCGGAAGACCCGAAAGAAAATATTATTTAATTTAG
- a CDS encoding sensor histidine kinase, with the protein MESQQIEENKGKLALEISRTVSYIPTIIDAFQTSDPSRTIQPIAEKIRKETGAEFVVIGNKDEIRFAHPLKEKIGQKMTGGDNERALLGGEYYISKAEGTLGPSIRGKSPIFNDQGEIIGVVSVGFLLEDVRHQIIDNLSRVLVVSFFALFISLISSILLGRNIRKDTMGLEPYEIASLYKEKNAVLHSVKEGILAINNEGYITMMNQQAKRLLHLQGSVRNRKVDGLFPSTYLYEILKTGNAQSDKEMVWKDKKVIVNSIPISDETGIKGVVASFRDKTEIEKMLETISEVKRYSEDLRAQTHEFTNKLYVLLGLLQLGEYDQAIAMIQNETEILHLQNSVVFNQIKDTKVQAILLGKIGKASEKKLRFEINQDSYLDILPPHIKLANLIVILGNLIDNAFEAVTECENPLVKFFTTDIGTDIIFEISDNGPGIDETIIPFLFEMGYSTKNGSEARGFGLSNAEKAVLELGGMIEVHSSIEDATVFTVYLPKNVQGVEKIGFYKSGDCRG; encoded by the coding sequence ATGGAAAGCCAACAAATCGAGGAAAACAAAGGAAAGCTGGCCTTAGAAATTTCTAGAACAGTCTCCTATATTCCAACCATAATCGACGCCTTTCAAACGAGCGATCCTTCAAGAACGATCCAGCCAATCGCTGAAAAAATCCGCAAGGAAACGGGTGCCGAATTTGTAGTGATTGGAAATAAAGATGAGATAAGATTTGCACATCCATTGAAGGAAAAAATAGGGCAAAAAATGACAGGTGGAGATAATGAACGAGCTTTACTAGGAGGAGAGTATTATATTTCAAAAGCAGAAGGTACTCTTGGTCCGTCTATTAGAGGTAAATCTCCAATTTTTAATGATCAAGGTGAGATTATCGGAGTTGTTTCTGTAGGATTTCTTTTAGAAGATGTGCGTCACCAAATCATAGACAACCTTAGCCGAGTTCTGGTTGTTTCTTTCTTTGCTCTATTCATTTCTCTTATTAGTAGTATTTTATTAGGTCGAAATATTCGAAAGGATACAATGGGTCTCGAGCCCTACGAGATTGCCTCACTTTATAAAGAAAAAAATGCTGTGCTGCATTCAGTCAAAGAGGGGATTCTTGCGATTAATAATGAAGGCTATATTACGATGATGAATCAGCAGGCGAAGAGACTCCTTCATCTACAAGGATCAGTAAGGAATAGGAAAGTGGATGGACTCTTCCCTTCAACTTATTTGTACGAGATTCTCAAAACGGGAAACGCCCAAAGTGATAAAGAAATGGTCTGGAAAGATAAAAAGGTAATTGTAAATAGTATCCCAATCTCGGATGAGACAGGAATAAAGGGAGTGGTTGCCTCCTTTAGAGATAAAACTGAAATTGAAAAAATGCTTGAGACAATATCAGAAGTAAAAAGATACTCGGAGGACCTCCGTGCCCAAACCCATGAATTTACGAATAAATTATACGTACTATTAGGCTTGCTCCAGCTTGGCGAATATGACCAGGCAATCGCTATGATTCAAAACGAAACAGAAATATTGCATCTTCAAAACTCTGTTGTTTTTAACCAAATAAAAGATACGAAAGTGCAGGCTATTCTATTAGGTAAAATTGGAAAAGCATCAGAAAAGAAGCTCAGGTTTGAGATTAACCAAGACAGTTATTTGGATATATTACCACCTCATATTAAACTCGCTAACTTAATCGTCATTCTTGGAAATTTAATCGATAATGCTTTCGAAGCGGTAACAGAATGTGAAAATCCATTAGTTAAGTTTTTTACAACAGATATAGGGACAGATATTATATTTGAGATTTCCGATAATGGGCCTGGAATAGATGAAACGATAATCCCTTTTCTCTTTGAAATGGGATATAGCACTAAAAATGGATCGGAAGCTCGGGGCTTCGGTCTCTCTAATGCAGAAAAGGCAGTGCTGGAGCTAGGTGGAATGATAGAGGTACATAGCAGCATTGAAGATGCTACGGTTTTTACAGTGTATTTACCAAAAAATGTACAAGGAGTTGAGAAGATTGGATTCTATAAAAGTGGTGATTGCCGAGGATGA
- a CDS encoding penicillin-binding transpeptidase domain-containing protein, with amino-acid sequence MLHTLEVQPINLPGKTGTAQVYDGKGGYNYNLTLVGYAPYDNPEVAFSVVIPNVENDGSGINKTIGKRLLDYYFQQK; translated from the coding sequence GTGCTTCATACTTTAGAGGTGCAACCTATCAACCTGCCTGGAAAAACAGGCACGGCACAGGTATATGATGGTAAGGGTGGCTATAACTACAACTTAACGTTAGTAGGGTATGCTCCGTATGACAATCCGGAAGTTGCCTTTTCAGTCGTAATTCCGAATGTGGAGAATGACGGAAGTGGTATAAATAAAACAATCGGGAAAAGATTACTTGATTACTATTTTCAACAAAAATAA